The region ACTCGTCGCAATGATCGCACTCGAGGCAAGGATATCGACGACTCTGTGTGAGCATCGCAGTCCGAGGTCGACGTAGGCTCGAGTGTGTGGGCGCCGTTCACTCATGGACACCGGACTCGAGCAGAGGTGGTTGGATGTGCGGGTGGAGGCGGGGACCGATGGACATAGGGTTATTTGTTGGTACTCGTGACAACCATATAAAATTATAGTTCGATAATCAGTACCAGTAACTGCTGATCGGCAGGGAACCAACACCACACAGCACGCAAGAGCGTCTCGCTGAACGACTGTCACCCCGGCGCGGACTATACTGGACTGAGTTCCTCCTGATACGCGCCGTGATGGTCCTCGAAGACCTGCATAATTTCGCCCATTGTCGCGTATGCTTTCACCGCATGAATAATGGGGGGCATGACGTTCTCATCGCTGGCAATTGCGTCAGATAGCGCCTCGAGGCGGACATCAACGGCGTCATCGTCGCGCTCGGCTTTGACGGACTCGAGGCGCTCGAGTTGCCTGTTTCGAGTGGTCTCGTCGACCTGGAGAATGTCCGGTGCGGTGTCCTCTGCAATCGTGTACGCGTTGACGCCGACGACGGTTTCCTCGCCGCGTTCGACGCGTTGTTGGTACTCGTAGCTGGCGTCGCCGATTTCACGCTGGAAGTAGCCGTCGCTGATGCCGGTGAGGACGCCATCGCGAATCGACCCATCGCCCAACTCTCCGATCTCCTCGAGATATACCATGATCTCCTCATCAAGTTCGTTCGTCAGCGCTTCGATGGCGAAACTACCGCCCATTGGATCGACGATATCAGCCGCACCGGATTCCTCTGCGATGATCTGTTGGGTTCGAAGTGCGACGCGGACGGCCTTCTCGCTCGGCAACGCCAGTGCCTCATCGAAGCTGTTGGTGTGCAGTGACTGAGTGCCGCCCAGCACGCCCGCAAGTGCCTGAATCGTGACGCGGACAATATTATTGAGCGGCTGTTGGGCAGTCAGTGACTGGCCCGCCGTCTGTGTATGGAATTTCAGACGTTTGGATTCGGGTTCGGTTGCGTCGTACCGGTCTTCCATTACGCGGGCGTAGACGCGACGAGCAGCACGGAACTTCGCGACCTCCTCGAAGATCGAGTTATGCGAGTTGAAGAAAAACGACAGCAGCGGGGCAACGTCGTCGATATCGAGGCCACGCTCGAGGCAATCCTCCACGTAGGCAAAGCCATTGGCGAGGGTGAACGCGGCTTCCTGTGCGGCTGTCGAACCGGCTTCGCGGATGTGATAGCCCGACACCGAGATTGGGTGAAAGCGCGGGGTTTCGCCGGCCGCGAACTCGATTGTATCTGTGACGACTGCGAGTGAGGGCTCGGGTGGGATTACCCACTCCTTTTGCGCGATGAACTCTTTGAGCATGTCGTTCTGAAGTGTGCCACGAATCTCATCTCGAGGCACGCCCTGTTGATCGGCCAGCGCGACGTACATCGCGTAGATCACCGGCGCAGAGGGGTTGATCGTAAAGGATGTCGAGACGTCGCCGATGTCGATGCCGTCGAATAGAATCTCCATATCGCGGAGGGTATCGACCGCGACGCCTTCCGTGCCGACTTCGCCCTCGCTCATCGGATGATCCGAGTCGAGGCCCATCAGCGAGGGCATGTCGAACGCCGTCGACAGCCCGGTCTGGCCCTCCTCGATCAGGTACTGAAAGCGCTCGTTCGTCTCCTCTGCCGTTCCGAAGCCGGCGAACTGGCGCATCGTCCACGTCCGCCCGCGATACATCGTCGGATACGGGCCGCGCGTGTACGGTGGCTCGCCGGGGAATCCGAGATCCTCGTCGTACTCGAGGTCGGCGATATCGTCGTGCGTATACAGGCGCTCGACCTCGTGATTCGACACCGTGGCGAACCGCTCTTGGCGCTCGCCGTGGCGCTCGAGGGTTGGCTCGAGTGTCTCACGTTCCCAGCGCGTGCGCCCGCTGCGGACCGCCTCGAGGTCGTCGTCATCGAACATGCACGCTCTATCGGCGTCCGGAAGCTAAAGTGTTGGTACCACACCACACGGCGAGAGTGGACGGAAGTGGACACGACTGGGCAGCAGCCGACAGTACCGCTCACTCGAGGACGTGCCGAGCGATCACTTCTTTCTGGATTTCGCTGGTGCCTTCGTAGATTGTGGTGATTTTGGCGTCGCGGTAGTAGCGCTCGACGTCGAAATCGGTCGTGTAGCCGTAGCCGCCGTGGATCTGGACGGCTTCGTTTGCGACGTCGACGGCGGTTTCGCTCGCGAAGTACTTCGCCATGCTCGCGGCCATCGGGTCGACGCCCGCTGTGTTCTTCCGTGCGGCGTCGCGAGTCAGCAGGCGAGCGGCTTGGACGTTCGTCTGCATCTCCGCGAGTTTGTGCGAGATCGCCTGATGGTCGCTGATTGGCCGGCCAAACTGCTCGCGCTCCTTGCTGTAGGCTACGGCATCATCGAGGGCGGCCTGAGCCAGGCCAACGGCCTGACTCGCGATGGCGATTCGCCCGCCAGTCAGGATCGAAAACGCGGCTTTCAGTCCGTCACCGACCTCGGTGAGTCGATTTTCTGCGGGGATTCGAACGTCGTCGAAGATGAGCGTCGTCGTATCGCTCGCCCGAAGGCCGAGTTTGTCCTCTTTCTTCCCGACCTCGAGGCCGTCGGTGTCTTTCGGGACGAGAAACTGGGTGACTGTCTCGGAGTCGTCGCGGTCGGTTTTCGCGAACAGGATGACGACGCCTGCGCGCTCGCCGTTGGTGATCCACTGTTTCGTGCCGTTGATCACGTACTCCTCGGCGTCCTCGTCGAAGCGTGCCTCAGTGCTCATCTCGGCCGGATTCGATCCTGCCTCGGCTTCTGAGAGTGCAAACGCACCAACCGGCCGGCCCTCAGCCATCTCCGGGAGCCAGTCCTCGATATGGGCCTGTGTGCCGAACTCGCGGAGACACGACGTTGCGAGCGAGTGGACCGACAGCGCCGTCGCAAGCGAGAGGTGCCCAGCAGCCAGTTCCTCGTAGACGATACTTGCCGTGAGCTGATCAGCGTCGAACCCGCCGTACTCTTCGGGGACGGTCAGTCCAGTCAGATCGAGGTCTGCGAGGCTATCCCAGACGGATTCGGGAAACTCCTGGTTCGCATCCGCCTCCTCGACTGCAGGCTCAACCTCCCGTTCGACGAACGACCGCACCGTGTCCCTGATGAGTTCCTGCTCGGCTGAAAGCGCCATAGCAGAACATCGACCGTCATCGTCGTAAACGTGCTGGCGCATCACACAGTCTGGAGGTGTAGTCCTCGAGTCGCCGCTCTGTGCATCTCAGCTGTCGTTCTCGCCATCCTCCATCCCATTGAGCACCTGCCAGTACGTACGCAGCGCTGCGGCGTGGCCCTCCTCGTCGCTGGTTCGCCGAACGGTTGCCTTGTACGCTTCCGCCAACACACCGGCAAGCGGCAGCGCCGTCTCGGTTTCTCGAGCAACCTGTCTGGCGTAGCCGATATCTTTGTGCCAGATTGCGAGACCGCCCAGCCCCTCGATATCCTGGCTGAAGTCGCCGCTGAAGTATCGCTCCCAGATATCGAACTCGAGGAAGTCCACGAGTGGGTCTGGGTCGACATCGTTCGCGCGCATGAACTCGATAATCTCGGCGTCGATGGCGTGGTGGCCCGCATAGCGCACCTGCAATCCGAGTTTGAAAATCGTCGCATCGCCGACCGGCCCGATTCGAGTGTGGTCCGTACAGAGCGAATCGAGGAGGTCGCTCGCGGCGTCGTAGTCGGCTTCGGAGCCGCCGACGATCATGTGCATGCCCTCGCGTGGAGAGCCGCCCGTGATCGGGGCCTCGAGAAATCGGATGTCGGCGTCGGCACAGAGTGTCTGGCACTCGAGGCTTGTCTCGGGGAGCGTCGTCGTCACGTCGATGATGAGCGAGGGAAGCGACTCACTGGCAAGGATGCCATCAGTGCCCCCCATCGTCGCCTCGACTTCGGGCGTGCCTGGAACAGCCATCACGACGGCATCGACCGCTGTTGCCAGTGCCGCCGGCGAGGTGGCGCGACTGGCACCCCGCTCACTGGCTCGCTCGAGTTTCGTCTCGTCGATATCGTACACCGTGACGTCGTAGCCATCAGCGAGCAGGTTCTCGAGGAATCCGTTGCCGATGTGCCCGACGCCGATGACACCGATGTCGTCCATGTGTATAGGCCTCGAAGGAGATGAATAAACGTTGGCGCAGCGGCGGTCGATGAGTGTCGCCCCGAATCGTGAAACCCGAATCAGTTAGTTCTCGAGCCAGTCGCCGTCGAACTCCTCGTGGAGGTACGGTTTCGCATCCTCGCCAGCGTAGGTCGCGACGATGTGGCCATCTCCCTCGAGATGGTACTTGTAGGTGGTCAGCCCCTCGAGGCCGACGGGGCCGCGAGCGTGGATTTTACCGGTGCTGATGCCAACCTCGGCACCGAGACCGAAGCGGTAACCGTCGCTGAATCGGGTCGAGGCGTTGTGGAAGACGCTCGCCGAGTCGAGACTTCGCATGAATCGGACGGCGCGGTCGTCGTCCTCGGTGACGATGGATTCCGTATGCTTCGAGCCGTACTCGGCGATGTGATCGACTGCGTCCTCGAGTGAGTCGACGAGTGTAATCGAGAGGATGAGATCGCCGTACTCGCTCGCCCAGTCCTCGTCGGTTGCTGGCTCCGCCTCGATGATCTCCCGGACCGCCTCGCTGCCGCGGAGTTCGACGCCGGCATCCTCGTAGCGCTCGGCGATCTGTGGAAGGAACTCGTCAGCGACGGATTCGTGGACCAACAGCGTCTCGACGGCGTTACAGACAGCGGGATACTGCACTTTCGCGTCGAACGCGATATCGGACGCCATCTCGAGGTCTGCGTCGTCGTCGATGTAAACGTGACAGATTCCCTCAGTGTGGCCGAGCACCGGGATGCTCGTGTTGTCCTGAATATACTCGACGAACGCCGAACTGCCCCGTGGCATCAGGAGGTCGATTGCATCGTCCATCTCGAGGAGGGCGTCGACGTCCTCGCGTGCCTCGATCAGCTGTGCCCAGCCAGTCGGGAACTCGTCGGTCGCCTCTCGGATGATGTCGTACAGCACGCGGTTGGAGTGACTTGCTTCGCTTCCGCCTTTCAGAATCACGGCGTTGCCGGATTTGAGGCTAAGCGCGGCGATCTGGACGAGCGCGTCTGGGCGGGATTCGAACACCGTCCCGACGACACCGATTGGGACGGCGAGTTTGTACAACTCGAGGTCTTCGTCGAGTCGTCGCGAGACGAGCGTCTTCTCGAGCGGGTCCGTCTGCTCGGCGACGCTCCGAACCATCTCCGCGATATCCTCGAGTTTCGACTCGGAGAGTTTCAGTCGGTCGACGAGCGCCTGGCTGTACTCGCCTTCTTCGAGCAGTTCCTCGCCCGCGGCGACGTCTTTCTCGTTCGCCTCGAGAATTTCGTCCGTGCGCGCTTCGATTGCGTCGGCAATCGACCGCAGACCCGCGTTGCGCTCGTCCGCCGAGCACATTGCAAGCCTGCGTGCGGCAGTCTGTGCCTCATCGACTTTGGCTCGTGCTGTCTGTTCAGTCATTGATGACTCCGTTTATTGGGATAAATAGCGTTCCAACCGCCTTTTCAGCTGCGATTTTCTCGAGCACATCCGGTTCGGTGGACTTGGCGATGATTGCTGGAATGCCGTACTCGCTGACGTCGCGTGCGCCCTGGACTTTCGTCTGGATGCCACCGAACTCGCTGGTGGAACTGTCGTCGATAATCGCTTGCACCTCGTCGTAGTTGCGACCGACTCCCTCGATGAGCGTCGCCGTCTCGTCTTCTTTCGGATTCCCGGTGTAGACGCCGCCAACGTCGGTCAGCGTCACGAGCAAATCCACCTCGATACCGACCGCGAGCGAGGACGAAAGCATATCGTTGTCGCCAATGCGAATCTCCTGCGTAGCGACGGCATCGTTCTCGTTGATAATCGGAACGATGCCCCACTCGAGCAGCGTGTCGATCGTGTTCTGGACGTTCGTAAATCGCTCGGGGTTCTCGAGGTCGTGCTGGGTGAGAAGCAACTGGGCGATTTTCTGGTCGTAGCGCTCGAAGCTCTTGGTGTACTCACGCATGAGGTGGCTCTGACCAACCGTCGATAATGCCTGGGACGCTTCGACGGTGTCGCCATCGTAGACGATTCGCCCCTTTCCGGCACCGACGGCTCCTGAGGAGACGAGAATTACGTCTTTGCCTCGGTCACGGAGCGCAGCGATATCATCGACGAGTTTATCGAGTTTCTCGATGTCGAGTTTCGAGGCCGCGTTGGTGAGCGAGTTCGTCCCAGCTTTGACGATGACG is a window of Natronolimnobius sp. AArcel1 DNA encoding:
- a CDS encoding acyl-CoA dehydrogenase family protein, giving the protein MALSAEQELIRDTVRSFVEREVEPAVEEADANQEFPESVWDSLADLDLTGLTVPEEYGGFDADQLTASIVYEELAAGHLSLATALSVHSLATSCLREFGTQAHIEDWLPEMAEGRPVGAFALSEAEAGSNPAEMSTEARFDEDAEEYVINGTKQWITNGERAGVVILFAKTDRDDSETVTQFLVPKDTDGLEVGKKEDKLGLRASDTTTLIFDDVRIPAENRLTEVGDGLKAAFSILTGGRIAIASQAVGLAQAALDDAVAYSKEREQFGRPISDHQAISHKLAEMQTNVQAARLLTRDAARKNTAGVDPMAASMAKYFASETAVDVANEAVQIHGGYGYTTDFDVERYYRDAKITTIYEGTSEIQKEVIARHVLE
- a CDS encoding methylmalonyl-CoA mutase, encoding MFDDDDLEAVRSGRTRWERETLEPTLERHGERQERFATVSNHEVERLYTHDDIADLEYDEDLGFPGEPPYTRGPYPTMYRGRTWTMRQFAGFGTAEETNERFQYLIEEGQTGLSTAFDMPSLMGLDSDHPMSEGEVGTEGVAVDTLRDMEILFDGIDIGDVSTSFTINPSAPVIYAMYVALADQQGVPRDEIRGTLQNDMLKEFIAQKEWVIPPEPSLAVVTDTIEFAAGETPRFHPISVSGYHIREAGSTAAQEAAFTLANGFAYVEDCLERGLDIDDVAPLLSFFFNSHNSIFEEVAKFRAARRVYARVMEDRYDATEPESKRLKFHTQTAGQSLTAQQPLNNIVRVTIQALAGVLGGTQSLHTNSFDEALALPSEKAVRVALRTQQIIAEESGAADIVDPMGGSFAIEALTNELDEEIMVYLEEIGELGDGSIRDGVLTGISDGYFQREIGDASYEYQQRVERGEETVVGVNAYTIAEDTAPDILQVDETTRNRQLERLESVKAERDDDAVDVRLEALSDAIASDENVMPPIIHAVKAYATMGEIMQVFEDHHGAYQEELSPV
- a CDS encoding glutamate-5-semialdehyde dehydrogenase; the encoded protein is MTEQTARAKVDEAQTAARRLAMCSADERNAGLRSIADAIEARTDEILEANEKDVAAGEELLEEGEYSQALVDRLKLSESKLEDIAEMVRSVAEQTDPLEKTLVSRRLDEDLELYKLAVPIGVVGTVFESRPDALVQIAALSLKSGNAVILKGGSEASHSNRVLYDIIREATDEFPTGWAQLIEAREDVDALLEMDDAIDLLMPRGSSAFVEYIQDNTSIPVLGHTEGICHVYIDDDADLEMASDIAFDAKVQYPAVCNAVETLLVHESVADEFLPQIAERYEDAGVELRGSEAVREIIEAEPATDEDWASEYGDLILSITLVDSLEDAVDHIAEYGSKHTESIVTEDDDRAVRFMRSLDSASVFHNASTRFSDGYRFGLGAEVGISTGKIHARGPVGLEGLTTYKYHLEGDGHIVATYAGEDAKPYLHEEFDGDWLEN
- the proB gene encoding glutamate 5-kinase — its product is MSEGVSQSELEEARELAADADRVIVKAGTNSLTNAASKLDIEKLDKLVDDIAALRDRGKDVILVSSGAVGAGKGRIVYDGDTVEASQALSTVGQSHLMREYTKSFERYDQKIAQLLLTQHDLENPERFTNVQNTIDTLLEWGIVPIINENDAVATQEIRIGDNDMLSSSLAVGIEVDLLVTLTDVGGVYTGNPKEDETATLIEGVGRNYDEVQAIIDDSSTSEFGGIQTKVQGARDVSEYGIPAIIAKSTEPDVLEKIAAEKAVGTLFIPINGVIND
- a CDS encoding NAD(P)-dependent oxidoreductase, with translation MIRVSRFGATLIDRRCANVYSSPSRPIHMDDIGVIGVGHIGNGFLENLLADGYDVTVYDIDETKLERASERGASRATSPAALATAVDAVVMAVPGTPEVEATMGGTDGILASESLPSLIIDVTTTLPETSLECQTLCADADIRFLEAPITGGSPREGMHMIVGGSEADYDAASDLLDSLCTDHTRIGPVGDATIFKLGLQVRYAGHHAIDAEIIEFMRANDVDPDPLVDFLEFDIWERYFSGDFSQDIEGLGGLAIWHKDIGYARQVARETETALPLAGVLAEAYKATVRRTSDEEGHAAALRTYWQVLNGMEDGENDS